A stretch of the Desulfobacter sp. genome encodes the following:
- a CDS encoding type II toxin-antitoxin system RelE/ParE family toxin, whose translation MAYTLEITKHYDKWFRKLKDSLVRIKILARLSRVENGNFGDCKQLGTDLFELRFFFGAGFRIYYTIKDARIVLLLVGGDKSSQQKDIDKAEALLKQMEE comes from the coding sequence ATGGCATATACACTTGAAATCACCAAACACTATGACAAATGGTTCCGCAAGCTCAAGGATTCTTTGGTAAGAATTAAGATCCTGGCCCGCCTCAGTCGGGTAGAGAATGGCAATTTTGGAGATTGCAAGCAACTGGGCACAGATCTTTTTGAGTTACGCTTCTTTTTCGGGGCAGGCTTCAGGATCTATTACACGATTAAAGACGCTCGGATTGTCCTTTTGCTGGTGGGCGGGGACAAATCAAGCCAGCAAAAAGACATAGACAAAGCCGAAGCGCTTTTGAAACAAATGGAGGAATAA
- a CDS encoding TraR/DksA C4-type zinc finger protein, with translation MDILDRAQNIEAHHRALAIASARAAIAAGPGQEHCQNCEEPISLARRRAVPGCRLCINCQKELENERT, from the coding sequence ATGGATATCCTGGACCGGGCACAAAATATTGAAGCGCATCACCGGGCCCTGGCCATTGCCAGTGCCCGGGCTGCCATTGCTGCCGGCCCTGGGCAAGAACACTGCCAAAATTGTGAAGAACCGATTTCATTGGCCCGCCGTCGGGCTGTTCCCGGTTGCCGGCTGTGTATCAATTGCCAAAAGGAATTGGAAAATGAAAGGACTTGA
- a CDS encoding ogr/Delta-like zinc finger family protein, producing MKIKCNRCGFKAVISSSSEESEQVKKLYCCCKNPNCGHTFVMDLAFSHTLSPSALDIPEEILTKIHSATRMEQQRLFKSLSPAR from the coding sequence ATGAAAATTAAGTGTAATCGGTGCGGATTTAAAGCAGTTATCAGTTCAAGTTCGGAAGAATCAGAGCAGGTGAAAAAACTCTATTGCTGCTGCAAAAATCCCAATTGCGGCCATACCTTTGTCATGGACCTGGCTTTCTCCCATACCTTGAGCCCGTCTGCCCTGGACATTCCAGAAGAGATTTTGACCAAAATTCACAGTGCCACCCGGATGGAACAGCAACGGCTTTTTAAAAGCCTTTCTCCTGCACGCTAA
- a CDS encoding putative addiction module antidote protein, translating into MTLETKPFDIAEHLKTPEAIRAFLQEVLDTGDESDFIHALSTAARAMGMTEVAKKAGVTRASLYKSLTQGGNPRFATISKVTKALGCRLALA; encoded by the coding sequence ATGACCTTAGAAACTAAACCTTTTGATATTGCAGAGCACCTGAAGACCCCTGAAGCGATCCGCGCTTTTTTGCAGGAAGTGTTGGACACCGGGGATGAATCAGACTTTATCCATGCCTTGAGCACCGCAGCTCGGGCCATGGGCATGACCGAGGTCGCAAAAAAAGCCGGTGTTACCCGGGCCAGTCTGTATAAGTCTCTGACCCAGGGTGGAAACCCTAGGTTTGCCACCATCAGTAAGGTAACAAAGGCCCTCGGGTGTAGGCTGGCTCTGGCCTAA
- a CDS encoding phage portal protein: MKEKQEKNQMQTDSTGATAFSFGDPEPVLDSHLTDYIGTWLCDNGSYYSTPVSLSGLARLRGANAYHGPLLEFKTNMILRVFVGSSACSWSEMQPFTTDYVTFMNEYFQKIYNILGEVIAVKHLPAINMRRMKEPNRYCMLNADGSRIEFKTGEVIHIKNYDVAQTIYGIPSYLGAIQSMLLNEDATLFRRRYYLNGAHVGYIFYSAAANLGENEKNSIRDAVKSAKKLGNFRNLFLHIPNGREKDVQILPVGDFSTKDELQKIKNISRDDIIAAHRIPPALASIVPAEARGGYGDMTKADQVYEKNEIKPLRKHPMQINEDLPQDRRISFDSPEYSE; encoded by the coding sequence ATGAAAGAAAAACAGGAAAAAAACCAGATGCAAACCGACTCAACCGGAGCCACCGCCTTTTCCTTTGGGGATCCGGAGCCTGTCCTTGACAGCCACCTGACCGATTATATCGGCACCTGGCTTTGTGATAATGGCAGTTATTACAGCACACCGGTATCCTTGTCCGGCCTTGCAAGACTCAGGGGAGCCAATGCTTACCATGGCCCCTTGCTGGAGTTCAAAACCAACATGATCCTTCGGGTTTTTGTGGGATCTTCGGCCTGCTCCTGGTCTGAAATGCAGCCCTTTACCACGGATTATGTCACTTTCATGAATGAGTATTTTCAGAAGATTTACAATATTCTGGGGGAGGTCATAGCGGTAAAACATCTGCCGGCCATTAATATGCGCAGGATGAAAGAACCAAATAGATACTGCATGCTCAATGCAGATGGATCAAGAATTGAATTTAAAACAGGGGAGGTCATCCACATTAAAAACTATGATGTGGCCCAGACCATTTACGGTATCCCCTCATACCTGGGCGCTATCCAGTCCATGCTGTTAAATGAAGATGCCACCTTGTTCCGCCGTCGTTATTATCTCAATGGTGCCCATGTGGGCTATATCTTTTATTCGGCAGCGGCCAACCTGGGAGAAAATGAAAAAAACTCCATCAGGGATGCTGTAAAGTCGGCAAAAAAGTTGGGTAACTTCCGCAACCTTTTCCTTCATATCCCCAATGGCCGGGAAAAGGATGTCCAGATCCTGCCGGTGGGAGACTTTTCGACCAAAGATGAACTGCAAAAAATTAAAAATATTTCCAGGGATGATATCATCGCGGCCCACCGGATTCCCCCGGCCCTGGCCAGCATCGTTCCGGCCGAGGCAAGAGGCGGTTATGGAGACATGACAAAGGCAGATCAAGTCTATGAAAAAAATGAAATCAAACCCCTGCGAAAACACCCGATGCAAATCAATGAAGATCTGCCACAGGACAGGCGTATATCCTTTGACTCACCTGAATATTCAGAGTAA
- a CDS encoding IS256 family transposase — MTEDNTEFDFQKALKGIQEGKPFTGKGGVLTSLIKNLAEAALEGELESHLGQEISANRRNGKSRKTIKSLDGKFELKTPRDRAGTFSPQIVKKHQTTLSDEIERKIIALYGLGMSYNDMASHLQEIYGLEISNATLSTITDKIIHTVKEWQARPLENVYPIVWLDAIHYKVRENGKVGSKAVYTILGVNIEGRKEVLGLYISENEGANFWLQVLTDLSNRGVKDILIACVDGLKGFPEAIETIFPDTEVQLCVVHQIRNSLKYVGSKNKKEFMADLKRVYKAVNKDLAEEELDILENKWNDKYPIVIKSWRNNWERLSHFFKYPEEIRRIIYTTNTIEAVHRQFRKLTKTKGSFPNQDSLLKLLYMGIQNASKKWTMPIQNWSLTISQLAIFFEGRLDKELGI, encoded by the coding sequence ATGACCGAAGACAACACCGAATTTGATTTTCAAAAAGCTCTTAAAGGTATTCAGGAAGGTAAACCCTTCACAGGTAAGGGCGGCGTCCTTACATCATTAATCAAAAATCTTGCTGAAGCTGCTCTTGAAGGAGAGTTGGAGTCCCATCTCGGACAGGAAATTTCTGCCAACCGCCGTAATGGAAAAAGCAGAAAGACCATTAAGTCCCTGGATGGTAAATTTGAGCTAAAAACCCCGCGTGACAGGGCCGGAACCTTCTCTCCACAGATCGTCAAAAAACATCAGACAACGCTCAGCGATGAAATTGAAAGAAAGATAATAGCCCTTTACGGCCTGGGCATGAGTTATAATGATATGGCTTCCCATTTACAGGAAATCTATGGACTTGAGATTTCAAATGCCACTCTGAGCACCATTACCGATAAAATCATCCATACCGTCAAAGAATGGCAGGCCAGGCCGTTGGAAAATGTGTACCCAATCGTATGGCTTGATGCCATACATTATAAAGTACGAGAAAACGGAAAGGTCGGCAGCAAAGCCGTTTACACAATTCTTGGGGTGAATATCGAGGGCCGCAAAGAGGTTCTTGGGCTGTACATATCCGAGAATGAGGGTGCGAACTTCTGGCTGCAGGTGTTAACAGACCTTTCAAACCGAGGGGTAAAAGATATCCTGATTGCCTGTGTTGATGGTCTAAAAGGTTTTCCCGAGGCCATTGAGACCATATTCCCGGACACAGAAGTTCAACTCTGCGTAGTCCACCAGATCCGAAATTCATTGAAATACGTTGGTTCCAAAAATAAAAAGGAATTTATGGCAGATCTAAAACGTGTTTATAAAGCGGTCAATAAGGATCTGGCCGAAGAAGAACTGGATATCTTGGAAAATAAATGGAATGACAAATACCCGATTGTGATAAAATCCTGGCGGAACAACTGGGAACGCCTCAGTCATTTCTTTAAATATCCAGAAGAGATTCGACGGATAATATACACCACAAATACCATTGAGGCTGTGCATCGACAGTTTCGAAAACTGACCAAAACAAAGGGATCATTCCCGAACCAGGACAGCCTGTTAAAGCTGCTTTACATGGGGATCCAGAACGCCAGTAAAAAATGGACAATGCCGATTCAAAATTGGTCACTGACAATTTCCCAGTTGGCAATTTTCTTTGAAGGCCGGCTGGATAAAGAGCTGGGAATTTGA
- a CDS encoding phage tail protein, which yields MKKLAGLAQNLETLPGVTRDQMEAFADLGKLIPTGQDLGNGFEIGRFRYDAVISMERCPASIAGQLLSFLLIWLSENDPDRDLLELADPDVDVTMEDEQTVSVQISVEFDEALIIVEDPTDPISWNGKKWRVDDVPVDTATVLDKLDKR from the coding sequence ATGAAAAAACTGGCCGGCCTTGCACAGAACCTTGAAACCCTGCCCGGGGTCACACGGGACCAGATGGAGGCGTTTGCCGATCTGGGCAAGCTGATCCCTACGGGCCAGGACCTGGGCAATGGATTTGAAATCGGACGATTCAGGTATGATGCAGTGATCTCCATGGAACGGTGCCCTGCATCCATTGCCGGCCAGTTGCTTTCTTTCCTGTTGATCTGGCTTTCTGAAAATGATCCTGACCGGGACCTGCTGGAACTTGCCGATCCTGATGTGGATGTGACCATGGAAGATGAGCAGACCGTGTCTGTCCAGATTTCTGTAGAGTTTGATGAGGCCCTGATCATTGTGGAGGATCCCACCGACCCCATTTCCTGGAATGGTAAAAAATGGCGTGTGGATGATGTGCCCGTGGACACGGCAACGGTACTGGACAAACTGGATAAGCGCTGA
- a CDS encoding virion morphogenesis protein produces the protein MALPDISIDTDKRSRLRLADQIDVLTMPPARRKRLLKEISKQTRKDMRTNIRKQQTVTGAAMEPRAGKKRKRMMGKMAKGMVTRIIGTDRAMVTWKNPAKAKLADRHHHGVPEKYTAKKAARQNGVPDYSKPATPKQAKALNKEGFRRPVARKRGKGKATLKRVSQKWIRDNMSLGQAGLILRLMRTGTRKGKQGWEIKVPARPILGATPEQANTYLTAMATNALREINKI, from the coding sequence ATGGCTCTGCCTGATATCTCCATAGATACGGATAAAAGATCCCGCCTTCGCCTGGCGGATCAGATTGATGTCCTGACCATGCCCCCTGCCCGGCGCAAACGCCTTTTAAAGGAAATCTCCAAGCAGACCCGAAAAGATATGCGGACCAATATCAGAAAACAGCAGACCGTGACAGGCGCTGCCATGGAGCCCAGGGCCGGCAAAAAGAGAAAACGGATGATGGGCAAAATGGCCAAGGGCATGGTCACCCGGATTATAGGCACTGACAGGGCAATGGTCACCTGGAAAAATCCTGCCAAAGCCAAGCTGGCCGATCGGCACCACCATGGGGTACCGGAAAAATACACCGCCAAAAAAGCAGCCCGACAAAACGGAGTGCCGGATTACTCAAAACCTGCCACGCCGAAACAGGCCAAGGCCCTGAACAAGGAAGGATTCCGCAGGCCAGTGGCCAGAAAACGTGGAAAAGGCAAAGCCACCCTGAAGCGGGTTTCCCAAAAGTGGATCCGGGACAATATGAGCCTGGGCCAGGCTGGTCTGATTTTAAGGCTCATGAGAACAGGGACGCGCAAGGGAAAACAGGGTTGGGAAATCAAGGTGCCTGCCCGCCCCATATTAGGAGCCACCCCGGAACAAGCCAATACCTATTTGACTGCAATGGCAACCAATGCCCTGCGGGAAATCAATAAAATATAA
- a CDS encoding phage major capsid protein, P2 family, producing the protein MKDLTRQKFDQMGQRIAKGYGVVSVGKTFAATPTIEQKLQDKIVEKDTFLPLINIVPVDEMEGKRVFGSASSPVSGRTNTSTPGKEREPKNVLGLDEAGYKLYKTDSDVYLDYETMDSWAKFPDLADRYTGYVQERIAKDRTTIGWYGETAEADTDLEANPLMQDVNIGWIQYMRANHAANILTAGTKEAGQVRIGAGGDFVNLDHAVIDLLQGIPVFLRSDLITLAGSKLVAAEQIALFQSLGQKPTEKTLANTSLTLFGGLPWMTPTNFPGRGLVITSLKNLSIYHQSGSWRRRIVDAPKKDRVEDYNSRNEGYVVETPEKFVGLEFKNVKLLQADGTTWA; encoded by the coding sequence ATGAAAGATTTGACCAGACAGAAGTTTGACCAGATGGGCCAGCGGATTGCCAAGGGATATGGCGTTGTCAGTGTAGGAAAAACATTTGCTGCCACACCGACCATTGAACAAAAACTCCAGGACAAGATTGTGGAAAAAGACACTTTCCTGCCCCTGATCAATATTGTCCCCGTTGATGAAATGGAAGGCAAAAGAGTTTTTGGCAGTGCATCCAGCCCTGTTTCAGGCAGGACCAATACCAGCACCCCGGGCAAGGAAAGGGAACCTAAAAACGTGCTTGGCCTGGATGAGGCAGGATATAAGCTGTACAAGACCGATTCCGATGTTTACCTGGATTATGAAACTATGGATTCCTGGGCCAAGTTCCCGGATCTGGCTGACCGGTATACCGGTTATGTTCAGGAGCGCATTGCCAAGGACCGCACCACCATCGGCTGGTACGGTGAGACAGCGGAGGCTGATACTGACCTTGAAGCCAATCCCTTGATGCAGGACGTTAATATCGGATGGATCCAGTATATGAGGGCCAACCATGCAGCAAACATCCTGACAGCAGGCACAAAGGAAGCTGGACAGGTCCGTATCGGTGCCGGTGGTGATTTTGTAAACCTGGACCATGCGGTTATTGACCTTTTGCAGGGGATTCCTGTGTTTTTACGAAGCGACCTGATTACCCTGGCCGGCAGTAAGCTTGTGGCAGCAGAGCAGATTGCACTTTTCCAGTCTCTGGGCCAAAAGCCCACGGAAAAAACCCTGGCCAACACGTCTCTGACTCTATTCGGCGGTCTGCCCTGGATGACCCCCACCAATTTCCCGGGACGCGGCCTTGTCATCACCAGCCTGAAGAATCTGTCCATTTATCATCAGTCCGGCTCCTGGCGCCGGCGCATCGTTGATGCACCTAAAAAAGACCGGGTGGAAGATTACAACAGCCGGAACGAAGGTTATGTGGTTGAAACCCCGGAAAAATTTGTGGGCCTGGAATTCAAGAACGTGAAGCTCCTCCAGGCGGACGGCACAACCTGGGCATAA
- the hemL gene encoding glutamate-1-semialdehyde 2,1-aminomutase gives MGLTKSKDLFEAAKYLIPGGVNSPVRACGSVGGEPVFIDRGEQSRLFDADGNAYIDYVLSWGPLILGHRPPQVVEALKQVLETGTSFGAPTALENDLATLVTEMVDSVDMVRMVNSGTEATMSAIRLARGFTGRDLIVKFDGCYHGHADTLLVAAGSGVATLGIPGSPGVPKDVIKNTLSLAYNDVEGFEKLMAEKGDQIACVILEPVAGNMGMVRARQAFLESLRTLTEKHGSLLIFDEVMTGFRVGGRACAQGYFKITPDLSCFGKVIGGGLPVGAYGGKREIMEQIAPVGSIYQAGTLSGNPLAMAAGIATLNALKQDSIYEDLDRRTDMLVKGLNQAAADADIPFQADHIGSMAGFFFTDQAVFNFEDAKTSDLDRFARFYRGMLAKGIYLAPSQFEACFVSAAHSDADIEKTLVAAREVMAAL, from the coding sequence ATGGGACTGACTAAATCCAAGGATTTGTTTGAGGCGGCTAAGTATTTGATTCCAGGCGGGGTGAATTCTCCTGTGAGGGCCTGCGGCTCGGTTGGCGGGGAACCTGTTTTTATTGACAGAGGAGAGCAAAGCCGGCTTTTTGATGCGGACGGTAATGCCTATATTGATTATGTGCTTTCCTGGGGGCCTTTGATCCTCGGCCATAGGCCGCCCCAAGTTGTTGAGGCCTTAAAGCAGGTGCTTGAAACAGGCACCAGTTTTGGTGCACCCACCGCCCTTGAAAATGATTTGGCAACCCTTGTGACGGAGATGGTGGATTCCGTGGACATGGTGAGGATGGTTAATTCCGGAACTGAAGCCACCATGAGTGCCATCCGTTTGGCCCGTGGATTTACAGGCCGGGATCTGATTGTGAAATTTGACGGGTGTTACCACGGTCATGCCGATACCCTTCTTGTGGCGGCAGGATCCGGTGTTGCCACCTTGGGTATTCCCGGAAGCCCGGGAGTTCCCAAGGATGTGATCAAAAACACATTGTCCCTGGCCTATAATGATGTAGAAGGATTTGAAAAACTCATGGCCGAGAAAGGGGATCAGATCGCCTGTGTTATCCTGGAACCTGTGGCCGGCAATATGGGTATGGTCCGTGCCCGGCAGGCGTTTTTGGAGAGTCTGCGGACCTTGACTGAAAAACACGGCAGCCTTTTGATTTTTGATGAAGTCATGACCGGGTTCCGGGTCGGGGGCAGGGCATGTGCCCAGGGGTATTTTAAGATCACCCCGGATCTGAGCTGTTTTGGCAAGGTGATTGGGGGAGGGCTGCCCGTGGGGGCCTACGGGGGAAAAAGAGAGATTATGGAACAGATTGCACCGGTGGGATCGATTTACCAGGCCGGTACCCTGTCAGGCAATCCTCTGGCCATGGCCGCAGGTATTGCAACATTGAACGCCTTAAAGCAAGATTCAATCTATGAAGATTTGGACCGGAGAACCGATATGCTGGTCAAAGGACTGAACCAGGCTGCGGCCGATGCCGATATTCCGTTTCAGGCAGATCATATCGGGTCCATGGCAGGGTTTTTCTTTACCGATCAGGCCGTGTTTAATTTTGAGGATGCCAAAACATCTGATCTGGATCGGTTTGCCAGATTTTACAGGGGCATGCTGGCCAAAGGCATCTACCTTGCCCCGTCCCAGTTTGAGGCCTGTTTTGTTTCTGCCGCCCATAGTGATGCAGATATTGAAAAGACCCTTGTTGCGGCAAGGGAAGTTATGGCAGCGCTTTGA
- a CDS encoding DUF2597 family protein, whose protein sequence is MKRVSNSSFSFTMGDFRLRAEKASLSIEDARKAVKDGGVPNGYVDGEVGASGDIELDAASMAILSQEAKTKGLWQEIEPVDLLFFAKGTQEEEKVEAFGCLLNLSDIVEYDPTSDKKSVTKISFEVTSPDFVRINGVPYLAKDRTEGLV, encoded by the coding sequence ATGAAACGAGTCAGTAACAGCAGTTTTTCTTTTACCATGGGGGATTTTCGCCTGCGGGCGGAAAAAGCCTCCCTGTCCATTGAAGATGCCCGCAAGGCAGTCAAGGACGGAGGTGTGCCCAACGGATATGTGGATGGTGAGGTGGGCGCATCCGGAGACATTGAATTGGATGCCGCTTCCATGGCCATTCTCTCCCAGGAGGCAAAAACCAAAGGATTATGGCAGGAGATCGAACCGGTTGATCTGCTCTTTTTTGCCAAAGGCACCCAGGAGGAAGAGAAAGTGGAGGCCTTCGGGTGTTTGCTCAACCTGTCCGACATTGTGGAATACGACCCCACCAGCGATAAAAAATCCGTTACCAAGATTTCTTTTGAAGTGACCAGCCCGGATTTTGTCCGGATCAACGGCGTACCATACCTGGCCAAGGATCGCACGGAAGGCTTGGTGTAA
- a CDS encoding GPO family capsid scaffolding protein has protein sequence MPASLVTGWKRIAQSGETVDGRFIKADWLTDMAENYDPDVYTAKLWIDHMRYASYGSVRELKAEQDGDLVRLYAKISPTRPLLQMNQVWEEHLHFSIEPTEDFAKTGKCYLTGLGMTDSPASLGTDEMRFSKISGRTFTARYPGEVVPDLREPDDDKQVESFMRKLAMIFSKTNKPEKKEEPMDEQQLKEFKEAIAGLQQTMTGVADSINNFVSGQTSDKGDGADTPDTDTAPPAPAADNQFAELKTRLDALTGKFDQIIARIEKTPAGTQFSDTTQPADDQDGII, from the coding sequence ATGCCCGCTTCTCTCGTCACAGGCTGGAAACGCATAGCCCAATCCGGAGAGACTGTTGACGGACGGTTTATCAAGGCCGACTGGCTTACAGACATGGCAGAAAACTATGATCCGGATGTTTATACGGCCAAGCTGTGGATCGACCACATGCGGTATGCCTCCTATGGATCTGTCCGGGAACTTAAAGCCGAACAGGATGGGGATCTGGTCAGGCTTTATGCCAAGATCAGCCCGACCCGACCCCTGCTGCAAATGAACCAGGTATGGGAAGAGCATCTGCATTTTTCCATTGAACCCACAGAGGATTTCGCCAAAACCGGCAAGTGCTATCTCACTGGCCTGGGCATGACAGACTCCCCTGCCAGCCTTGGCACCGATGAAATGCGGTTTTCCAAAATCTCCGGCCGGACCTTTACCGCCCGTTACCCAGGTGAAGTTGTGCCGGATCTGCGGGAGCCGGATGATGACAAACAGGTGGAAAGCTTTATGCGCAAGCTGGCAATGATCTTTTCTAAAACAAATAAACCAGAAAAAAAAGAGGAGCCCATGGACGAACAACAGTTAAAAGAATTCAAAGAAGCCATTGCGGGACTTCAGCAGACCATGACCGGTGTGGCTGATTCCATTAATAATTTCGTATCCGGACAAACTTCTGATAAAGGAGACGGGGCAGATACCCCTGACACGGATACCGCCCCCCCTGCCCCTGCAGCAGACAACCAGTTTGCAGAACTGAAAACCCGCCTTGATGCCCTGACCGGAAAATTCGACCAGATTATTGCCAGAATCGAAAAAACACCTGCAGGCACTCAATTTTCAGATACCACCCAGCCGGCTGACGATCAGGACGGAATTATATAG
- a CDS encoding head completion/stabilization protein yields MSFTAFSYNIDPAKTVQNSPFWPDLNLKDFAAGYRLPGEYRETMVEDRLKLAMIWANDQLRLWRQQQEAAGVTSLSDVPVGESPAWGSPLVLFYTRAVSCHAKALLLADYPTMMRKSDAINDAKESDETADKWHSFAMDALNTLQDKPKIHAESL; encoded by the coding sequence ATGAGCTTTACCGCATTTTCATATAATATTGATCCGGCCAAAACGGTGCAAAATTCACCCTTCTGGCCGGATTTAAATCTGAAAGATTTTGCAGCTGGATACCGCCTGCCCGGAGAATACCGGGAAACAATGGTGGAGGATCGCTTAAAGCTTGCCATGATCTGGGCCAATGATCAGCTGAGGCTATGGAGGCAGCAGCAGGAGGCAGCCGGGGTTACTTCCCTGAGTGATGTGCCGGTGGGTGAGAGCCCGGCATGGGGAAGTCCCCTGGTCCTTTTCTATACGAGAGCGGTCAGCTGCCATGCAAAAGCCCTTCTCCTGGCTGATTATCCCACCATGATGCGCAAATCTGATGCAATCAATGATGCCAAAGAATCTGACGAAACCGCAGACAAATGGCATTCCTTTGCCATGGATGCCTTGAACACCCTTCAGGACAAACCCAAAATCCATGCGGAGTCGCTATGA
- a CDS encoding IS6 family transposase, whose protein sequence is MKNENPFKWRHYEKEIILLNVRWYLRYQLSYRNLEEMMQERGLSVDHSTIYRWVQRYAPEMEKRSRKYLRQSNDSYRIDETYIKVRGKMKYLYRAVDSRGNTIDFLLRSRRNMESAKRFFKKMLRASNSSRPRVLSVDGNPAYPPAVKALKEKKLLNKDCILRQNKYLNNIIEQDHRFIKKLVRAGMGFKTFHSAWRTLKGYEIMNMIRKGQVKNIRKGEILKQKEFVENLFSYAA, encoded by the coding sequence ATGAAAAATGAAAACCCTTTCAAGTGGCGTCATTATGAAAAAGAAATCATCCTGTTGAATGTTCGCTGGTATCTGAGATATCAACTGAGTTACAGGAATCTGGAAGAGATGATGCAAGAACGGGGCTTGTCTGTGGATCACAGTACCATTTACCGATGGGTTCAGCGCTATGCTCCTGAAATGGAAAAGCGAAGCAGGAAGTATCTGCGGCAATCAAATGATTCTTACCGTATTGATGAAACATATATCAAGGTGCGGGGGAAAATGAAGTATCTTTACCGAGCGGTCGATTCCCGTGGAAATACCATCGATTTTCTTCTTCGCAGCAGACGTAATATGGAATCTGCCAAACGATTTTTTAAAAAGATGCTGCGAGCTTCCAATAGCTCCAGACCTCGGGTTCTGAGTGTTGACGGAAATCCTGCATATCCTCCGGCTGTAAAGGCTTTGAAAGAAAAAAAGCTTCTGAATAAGGACTGTATCCTAAGACAGAATAAATATCTGAACAATATTATTGAGCAAGACCACCGGTTTATCAAAAAGCTTGTCAGAGCTGGTATGGGGTTCAAGACATTTCATTCTGCCTGGCGGACGCTAAAAGGCTATGAAATTATGAACATGATCAGAAAAGGACAAGTTAAAAATATCAGGAAGGGAGAAATTTTAAAGCAGAAAGAATTCGTCGAAAATCTGTTTTCTTATGCTGCGTAA